Proteins from one Strix uralensis isolate ZFMK-TIS-50842 chromosome 14, bStrUra1, whole genome shotgun sequence genomic window:
- the LOC141949525 gene encoding serine protease inhibitor Kazal-type 6-like — protein sequence MKATGALVLLSLLLLSFFSDVAGQDIEEICREFINRNVYCTRESNPHCGTDGITYGNKCAFCKAVLRSGGKIRLKHLGKC from the exons ATGAAGGCAACAGGTGCCTTAGTGCTtctcagcctgctgctgctctctttcTTCTCGG ATGTAGCAGGTCAAGACATTGAAGAG ATTTGTAGAGAGTTTATAAACAGAAACGTGTACTGCACGAGGGAGTCCAACCCTCACTGCGGCACGGATGGCATCACGTATGGAAATAAGTGTGCCTTCTGCAAGGCAGTGCT GAGAAGTGGAGGGAAAATAAGATTGAAGCACCTGGGCAAATGCTGA